The Vicinamibacteria bacterium genome contains a region encoding:
- a CDS encoding HEAT repeat domain-containing protein has translation MKLARTLGILEAEVELTLLLGLTHFLVAGAHSLFDIGATALLIGNLGPDALPQVYSASAIVLIFAGLFVTPLVDRLDRSLFFSLLLAGSAALVLLTSQGSAYRALYVASYLMKGLFFLQYWLFAGDLLDLRQAKRVFPVLLGFSLTGGLVASMAAAQIPRFLPSESLLAFSGALMVAAIVPVQWISHRWRRRLRYAGTRSQRVPSLVHRIKSDIDVSFQSPLVRALSLYVFLLALLAQILDFLLGKAAHAAFAAPSGSVAVEGLASFYALLNAVVIGVGALVQFFIANRLINSAGVTRAQLLAPITFFVVFASASVVWLAGGAFFFTVVAARAIQRAFRISLVRTSTDLIYNAIPGERRGRAKAFKETLLEPLGVLAGGLLLMASSELPLQYVLGGATGLSIVLFAATGKLKEHYIASLVLVLKERSRYRFAFPSFVSRQARTPAGKTGVSGLRRALDDDEASIRLLAVEVASELREPEAATLLVDRVRDEPDPQVRSRMVSALGRMVRNRGDRAESGSATEVDPAVRASAMETLARDTLLAEMGRETNVSQPSRDSAPRRVLENGATRKRALFALARSQEEGALERLVHYLEEGDGATRHVAARALEGCGEAAVGVLTLALWSSDVEARRYVIRALDRIGTSSARQALLPVLSLEAEEAYYELLRLQAIQHLPSNPALGLLEDSIAQRVQLARGNAHQVLRAVFMGEPGMRLILSNLNHPDRFIRSSALEALEVRVDTALLGGVLPLFEHDSPRAVAEQGAELFDFPSRSPLDALLELTRHRSAWIRACAVYAVGHMGTLACLERLEQLTRDDYELTRLNAVEAIGRLGDETSLRLLGRLETGGDETMKAYTLEAIEAIRRRQSARSAG, from the coding sequence TTGAAACTCGCGAGAACCCTCGGCATCCTCGAAGCCGAGGTCGAATTGACGCTCCTGCTCGGGCTCACCCACTTCCTCGTGGCGGGGGCGCACTCTCTGTTCGACATCGGCGCGACGGCCCTTCTGATCGGCAACCTTGGACCGGATGCTTTGCCCCAGGTCTATTCGGCCAGCGCGATCGTATTGATCTTTGCGGGCCTCTTCGTGACTCCCCTCGTCGATCGCCTCGACCGTTCCCTGTTTTTCAGCCTGTTGCTCGCCGGTTCCGCGGCTCTAGTGCTCCTCACCTCGCAGGGCTCCGCCTACCGCGCTCTATACGTCGCGAGCTACCTGATGAAAGGGCTCTTCTTCCTTCAGTACTGGCTATTCGCGGGAGATCTTCTGGATCTGCGCCAGGCGAAGAGAGTATTCCCGGTGTTGCTCGGCTTCAGTCTCACCGGTGGCCTGGTGGCGAGTATGGCCGCGGCGCAGATCCCACGATTTCTTCCCTCGGAGAGCCTGCTCGCTTTCTCCGGAGCCCTGATGGTTGCGGCGATCGTTCCCGTTCAATGGATATCCCATCGCTGGCGCCGGCGCTTGCGTTACGCCGGAACGAGATCCCAGAGAGTCCCCTCCCTGGTTCACCGGATCAAGTCCGACATCGATGTCTCGTTCCAATCGCCGCTGGTCAGAGCGCTTTCGCTCTACGTGTTTCTTCTCGCGCTGCTCGCTCAGATCCTCGATTTTCTGCTGGGCAAGGCCGCTCACGCCGCCTTCGCCGCGCCGAGTGGATCCGTTGCCGTCGAGGGACTCGCGAGCTTCTACGCTCTGCTGAACGCCGTGGTCATCGGCGTGGGAGCCCTCGTCCAGTTCTTCATCGCCAACCGTCTCATCAACTCCGCGGGCGTCACCCGGGCTCAACTTCTCGCACCCATCACTTTTTTCGTCGTCTTCGCCAGCGCCAGCGTCGTGTGGCTCGCGGGCGGTGCTTTCTTCTTCACCGTCGTCGCCGCGAGAGCGATCCAGAGAGCATTTCGCATCTCGCTCGTTCGAACGTCGACCGACTTGATCTACAACGCGATCCCGGGCGAGCGTCGCGGCCGCGCCAAGGCTTTCAAGGAGACACTCCTCGAGCCACTGGGCGTGCTCGCCGGCGGCCTGTTGCTCATGGCCAGCTCCGAGCTCCCACTTCAGTACGTTCTCGGCGGGGCGACGGGACTCTCGATCGTTCTCTTCGCCGCCACCGGCAAGCTCAAGGAACACTACATCGCGAGCCTGGTCCTGGTGCTCAAGGAGAGAAGTCGTTATCGATTCGCTTTTCCTTCGTTCGTCTCGCGGCAGGCCAGAACGCCTGCGGGGAAGACCGGCGTGAGTGGACTGCGACGAGCTCTCGATGACGACGAGGCGTCGATCCGGCTCCTGGCCGTGGAAGTCGCCTCGGAGCTCAGAGAGCCGGAGGCCGCAACTCTGCTCGTCGACCGGGTTCGCGACGAGCCCGATCCCCAGGTGCGCTCGCGAATGGTCTCGGCACTCGGAAGGATGGTTCGCAACCGCGGAGATCGCGCCGAGAGCGGATCCGCTACCGAAGTCGACCCCGCGGTGCGCGCCAGCGCCATGGAAACGCTGGCCCGGGACACGCTTCTTGCCGAGATGGGCAGGGAGACAAACGTGTCGCAGCCTAGCCGGGATAGCGCGCCTCGACGAGTCCTGGAGAACGGTGCGACGAGGAAACGCGCGCTCTTCGCGCTCGCGCGGAGCCAGGAAGAGGGGGCGCTCGAAAGGCTCGTTCATTACCTCGAGGAAGGCGACGGAGCGACACGACACGTCGCGGCGCGAGCGCTCGAGGGCTGCGGCGAGGCCGCGGTCGGCGTTCTCACGCTCGCGCTCTGGAGCTCCGACGTCGAGGCACGCCGTTACGTCATCCGCGCCCTCGATCGAATCGGGACATCGAGCGCGCGCCAAGCGCTCCTGCCGGTTCTATCTCTGGAGGCGGAAGAGGCCTATTACGAGCTGCTGCGGCTCCAGGCGATTCAACATCTGCCGAGCAACCCCGCACTGGGCCTCCTCGAGGACTCCATCGCCCAGAGAGTCCAGCTCGCTCGGGGAAACGCCCACCAGGTACTCAGAGCGGTGTTCATGGGTGAGCCGGGGATGCGTCTGATCCTCAGCAACTTGAATCATCCCGACCGCTTCATTCGATCGAGCGCCCTCGAGGCGCTCGAGGTCCGCGTCGACACCGCCCTTCTCGGTGGGGTCTTGCCGCTATTCGAGCACGACAGCCCGCGAGCGGTCGCCGAGCAAGGCGCCGAGCTCTTCGATTTCCCTTCGCGCTCCCCTCTCGATGCCCTTCTCGAGCTCACGCGCCATCGCTCGGCCTGGATTCGAGCGTGCGCCGTCTACGCCGTCGGCCATATGGGAACTCTCGCGTGCCTCGAACGACTCGAACAGCTTACGAGAGACGATTACGAGCTCACGAGGCTCAACGCCGTCGAAGCGATCGGACGGCTGGGAGACGAAACCAGCCTCCGGTTGCTCGGTCGCCTCGAGACCGGCGGGGACGAGACGATGAAAGCCTACACGCTCGAGGCCATCGAGGCGATCCGTCGCCGGCAGTCGGCACGGTCGGCGGGATAG
- the gpmA gene encoding 2,3-diphosphoglycerate-dependent phosphoglycerate mutase: MKKLVLLRHGESLWNKANRFTGWTDVDLTDKGVTEAREAGRTLAAQDYFFDVAFTSVLKRAIRTLWLVLDEMDLMWIPVHRSWRLNERHYGALQGLNKAETAKRYGLEQVQTWRRGYDTPPPPLDPSDPRNPRRDPRYASLAPAEVPLGESLKETVERFLPCWRKSIAPEVASGRRVLIAAHGNSLRALVKYLDHVPDDEIAELNIPTGVPLVYELNDDLVPIRHYYLGDPEKVSEAARAVAGQLEET, from the coding sequence ATGAAGAAACTCGTGCTCCTTCGTCACGGCGAGAGTCTCTGGAACAAAGCCAATCGCTTCACCGGATGGACCGATGTGGACCTGACCGACAAAGGCGTCACCGAGGCTCGCGAGGCGGGCCGAACCCTGGCCGCTCAGGACTATTTCTTCGACGTGGCGTTCACTTCGGTGCTCAAACGAGCGATACGGACGCTCTGGCTCGTTCTCGACGAGATGGACCTCATGTGGATTCCCGTCCACCGAAGCTGGCGTTTGAACGAGCGCCACTACGGAGCTCTCCAGGGTTTGAACAAGGCAGAGACCGCGAAGCGCTATGGTTTGGAACAGGTCCAGACCTGGCGGCGAGGCTATGATACGCCGCCTCCCCCGCTCGATCCGTCCGATCCGCGAAATCCCCGCCGCGACCCTCGCTATGCCTCTCTGGCGCCCGCCGAGGTACCTCTGGGGGAGAGTCTCAAGGAAACGGTCGAGCGCTTCCTCCCGTGCTGGCGAAAATCGATCGCCCCCGAAGTCGCATCGGGACGAAGAGTCCTGATCGCGGCTCACGGCAACAGTCTCAGAGCTCTGGTGAAGTACCTCGATCACGTCCCCGATGACGAGATCGCCGAGTTGAACATCCCGACGGGAGTTCCCCTGGTATACGAGCTGAACGACGATCTGGTGCCGATCCGACATTACTACCTGGGCGATCCCGAGAAGGTGTCGGAGGCGGCGAGGGCGGTCGCCGGACAGCTCGAGGAGACCTAA
- the pckA gene encoding phosphoenolpyruvate carboxykinase (ATP), which produces MEEQGAFRSRFGLDNHGIFDATVWWNLSSAALYEHAIQRREGFIAHRGPLVVHTGQYTGRSPNDKYIVREPRSEKHIWWDVAKPCETSQYDRLRARLTAYLRGRDLYVQDCYVGTHPDYKIPIRIINTRAWHNLFARNMFVREKNPDKLASHVPEFTVICAPRFQAVPEEDGTRSEVFVMLNFARKEVIIGGTDYAGEIKKSILTVMTYLLPPDGVLPMHCSANFGKDEDDVAIFFGLSGTGKTTLSADPDRVLIGDDEHGWSDQGVFNFEGGCYAKVIRLSSEGEPEIYATTRMFGTILENVVIDTKTRRLDLDSDSFTENTRASYPVSHIPNVSRTGWAGHPKTVLMLAADAFGVLPPVAKLNPQQAMYHFLSGYTAKVAGTERGIDEPQATFSACFGAPFMSRKPAVYSKMLGERLSRHRLVTWLVNTGWTGGAYGSGHRMKLSHTRAIVRAALSGALDAVPTTTDPIFGFQVPQSCPDVPPGILDPRSTWSDPDAYDAQGRKLAGMFDKNFERFAGDVDDDVRAAAPATA; this is translated from the coding sequence ATGGAGGAACAGGGAGCTTTTCGCAGCCGTTTCGGACTCGATAACCACGGAATCTTCGACGCCACCGTCTGGTGGAACCTCTCGAGCGCAGCCCTCTACGAGCATGCCATTCAGCGCCGCGAGGGCTTCATCGCTCACCGGGGCCCTCTCGTCGTTCATACCGGCCAATATACGGGCCGCTCACCCAACGACAAATACATCGTTCGCGAGCCGCGGAGCGAAAAACACATCTGGTGGGACGTCGCGAAGCCTTGCGAGACGTCGCAGTACGACAGACTGCGAGCCAGGCTGACCGCGTACCTCAGGGGTCGCGATCTCTACGTCCAGGACTGCTATGTCGGAACGCACCCCGACTACAAGATTCCGATTCGGATCATCAACACGCGAGCGTGGCACAACCTGTTTGCCAGGAACATGTTCGTTCGCGAGAAGAACCCCGACAAGCTCGCGTCTCACGTCCCCGAGTTCACCGTGATCTGCGCTCCCCGGTTCCAGGCCGTTCCCGAGGAGGACGGGACCCGCTCGGAAGTGTTCGTCATGCTCAACTTCGCACGCAAGGAAGTCATCATCGGAGGCACCGACTATGCCGGGGAGATCAAGAAGTCGATCCTGACCGTCATGACCTACTTGCTCCCTCCCGACGGCGTGCTGCCGATGCACTGTTCCGCCAACTTCGGCAAGGACGAGGACGACGTGGCCATCTTCTTCGGCCTGTCGGGGACGGGGAAGACGACGCTATCCGCCGATCCCGACCGTGTCCTCATCGGTGACGACGAGCATGGATGGAGCGACCAGGGGGTCTTCAACTTCGAGGGCGGTTGCTATGCCAAGGTCATTCGGCTGTCTTCCGAGGGCGAGCCGGAAATCTACGCCACCACCCGAATGTTCGGAACCATCCTCGAGAACGTCGTCATCGATACCAAGACCCGGCGGCTCGACCTCGACTCCGACAGTTTCACCGAGAACACGCGTGCGTCCTATCCCGTTTCTCACATTCCCAACGTCTCCAGAACCGGCTGGGCCGGGCATCCAAAAACCGTTCTCATGCTGGCAGCCGACGCGTTCGGCGTGCTCCCACCGGTCGCGAAGCTCAATCCCCAACAGGCCATGTATCATTTCCTCTCGGGCTACACGGCGAAGGTCGCCGGCACCGAGCGGGGTATCGACGAGCCTCAAGCCACCTTCAGCGCCTGCTTCGGTGCCCCCTTCATGTCGCGCAAGCCCGCGGTCTACTCCAAGATGCTCGGCGAGCGGTTGAGTCGGCACCGGCTCGTGACCTGGCTCGTGAACACCGGTTGGACGGGAGGCGCTTACGGCTCCGGTCACCGAATGAAGCTGTCGCACACCCGGGCCATCGTTCGCGCCGCGTTGAGCGGGGCCCTCGACGCCGTCCCGACCACCACCGATCCTATCTTCGGGTTCCAAGTCCCGCAATCCTGTCCCGATGTACCTCCGGGAATCCTCGATCCCCGCTCGACCTGGTCGGATCCCGATGCCTACGATGCCCAGGGCAGAAAGCTCGCGGGCATGTTCGACAAGAACTTCGAGCGATTTGCCGGGGACGTCGACGACGACGTGCGTGCCGCCGCGCCGGCGACGGCATGA
- a CDS encoding protein kinase, with protein sequence MPLEPKSRLGGFEILDTLGAGGMGEVYLARDTHLKREVAIKVLPDDLARDPQRVARFEREAVLLASLSHPNIGTLHGLERDGDVLFLVLDLVKGLTLAEKMQQGPLPLREALDLFRQIAAGLGAAHERGIIHRDLKPANVKVTPQGLVKVLDFGLAKELLAETPLGPSGKTVTAPDRMTMEGDILGTLAYMSPEQARGQSLDKRTDIWSFGVCFFEALSGRHPFEGKTSSDILAAVISTEPDFGALPAWVPRNIRHLLQRCLRKELHRRLHDIEDARLEIEEALEGPLEPPKHEMPIWAALALAAAGLLVGFVVGRVWDGQVRSLKSGRVFTIDVPPTEPVALEAGSPLALSPDGTRLVYTARRGETTELRLRAMDRLDPTPLPGTTGASSPFFSPDGDSLGFFSEGKLQRMSLSGFAVESLVDAPSPRGANWGSSMIVLAPLTMGGLSAMGTGNPAMVGLTTLGDETRSHRWPTVLPDGHVLFTSLMPGGRFRIEVVASGETETRVVVEDGSYARYSPRGHLVFARGTSLMAARFDSRALEIRGAAIEMLSGVGFDDLTGASFYDLASDGTLVYVPEGGDGANEASGRLLLIDRNGGASLLTRTSRGYQVPRLSPSGDQLLVTVTEGESTDIFLLDTHRGSMRRVTFEGNSGGAIWKPDGREMTFGRESDGIVNLFTKAIDGSSPAVRLTTSPNPQFPNSWSPDGRHLAFTELSPDTQFDVVLWVNGRTEPFLATPFNESAAMFSPDGRYLAYVSDENGIRDEIYVREFPSGELKGSGPISTEGGHEPVWGRDGEELFYRDEDSMMVVSIETEPEFRAGKPRPLFEAPFDEAGAPYAGYDKTRDGTGFIMVQTDRGSEATRLHVVVDWFSELERRVPPSS encoded by the coding sequence GTGCCCCTCGAGCCTAAGAGTCGTCTCGGCGGGTTCGAGATCCTCGATACACTCGGCGCGGGCGGAATGGGCGAGGTCTACCTCGCCCGGGACACTCACCTCAAGCGGGAAGTGGCCATCAAGGTCCTCCCCGACGATCTTGCCCGGGACCCTCAGCGCGTCGCGCGCTTCGAACGTGAGGCGGTGCTTCTCGCCTCGCTGAGTCATCCCAATATCGGTACTCTCCACGGACTCGAGAGGGACGGCGATGTGCTTTTTCTCGTCCTCGATCTCGTCAAAGGGTTGACTCTCGCCGAGAAGATGCAGCAAGGGCCTCTTCCGCTTCGGGAAGCTCTCGATTTGTTTCGCCAGATAGCCGCCGGGCTGGGCGCCGCGCACGAGAGAGGAATCATCCACCGCGACCTGAAGCCGGCCAATGTCAAGGTGACGCCGCAGGGCCTCGTGAAAGTTCTGGATTTCGGCCTGGCCAAAGAGCTTCTGGCCGAGACCCCGCTCGGTCCGAGCGGGAAGACCGTGACAGCGCCGGACCGGATGACGATGGAAGGAGACATTCTCGGAACGCTCGCTTACATGAGCCCGGAACAGGCACGGGGGCAGAGTCTCGACAAGCGCACCGATATCTGGTCCTTCGGGGTATGCTTTTTCGAAGCTCTTTCGGGGCGGCATCCGTTCGAGGGGAAAACGAGCTCCGACATTCTCGCCGCGGTCATCTCCACCGAGCCCGACTTCGGGGCGCTTCCCGCATGGGTGCCGCGCAACATTCGCCATCTCCTGCAGCGTTGCCTTCGCAAGGAGCTGCACCGGCGGCTCCACGACATCGAAGACGCACGGCTCGAGATCGAAGAGGCACTCGAAGGCCCGCTCGAGCCCCCCAAGCACGAAATGCCCATCTGGGCCGCGCTCGCTCTCGCGGCGGCCGGTCTGCTCGTCGGTTTCGTAGTGGGACGCGTCTGGGATGGACAGGTCCGGTCGCTGAAAAGCGGGCGCGTCTTCACCATCGACGTTCCGCCGACCGAGCCCGTCGCGCTCGAGGCGGGCTCTCCTCTCGCGCTGTCCCCTGACGGCACGCGGCTCGTCTACACCGCCCGCCGTGGCGAGACGACCGAGCTGCGCCTGCGGGCGATGGACCGCCTCGATCCGACTCCGCTTCCGGGAACAACCGGTGCCTCGAGCCCTTTTTTTTCTCCCGACGGAGACTCGCTGGGCTTTTTCTCCGAAGGGAAGCTGCAACGCATGTCGCTTTCGGGGTTCGCGGTCGAATCGCTGGTCGACGCTCCGAGTCCGCGGGGAGCGAACTGGGGCTCGAGTATGATCGTTCTCGCTCCCCTCACGATGGGGGGGTTGTCGGCGATGGGGACCGGCAATCCCGCAATGGTCGGTCTTACCACCCTCGGGGATGAAACCCGAAGCCATCGATGGCCCACCGTATTGCCCGATGGACACGTGCTCTTTACCAGCCTCATGCCGGGTGGACGGTTTCGAATCGAGGTCGTGGCGTCAGGCGAGACCGAGACTCGCGTCGTCGTGGAGGACGGATCCTACGCGCGCTACTCGCCCAGGGGCCACCTGGTATTCGCCCGGGGGACGAGCCTGATGGCGGCTCGATTCGATTCGCGGGCACTCGAGATCCGCGGCGCGGCCATCGAGATGCTCTCGGGCGTGGGATTCGACGATCTGACCGGTGCATCTTTCTACGATTTGGCGAGCGATGGCACGCTCGTCTACGTCCCCGAGGGGGGGGATGGGGCGAACGAGGCTTCGGGCCGGCTGCTTCTCATCGATCGCAACGGCGGCGCCAGCCTCCTGACCCGCACCTCGCGCGGCTATCAGGTGCCCCGACTCTCTCCGTCGGGCGATCAGCTCCTCGTGACGGTTACCGAAGGGGAATCGACCGATATCTTCCTCTTGGACACCCATCGCGGGTCGATGAGACGCGTCACGTTCGAAGGAAACAGCGGCGGGGCGATCTGGAAGCCCGACGGTCGCGAGATGACGTTCGGTCGGGAGTCAGATGGGATCGTGAACCTTTTTACTAAGGCCATCGATGGATCGTCCCCGGCGGTTCGCCTCACGACCAGTCCCAATCCTCAGTTCCCCAATTCCTGGTCGCCGGACGGGCGCCACCTGGCGTTTACCGAGTTGTCTCCGGACACTCAGTTCGACGTCGTCCTTTGGGTGAACGGCCGCACCGAGCCTTTTCTCGCGACACCGTTCAACGAAAGCGCCGCCATGTTCTCTCCCGACGGCCGGTACCTGGCATACGTATCCGACGAGAACGGCATCAGGGACGAGATCTACGTGCGTGAATTTCCTTCCGGGGAGCTGAAAGGTAGTGGGCCGATCTCGACCGAGGGCGGCCACGAGCCGGTCTGGGGCCGCGACGGCGAGGAGCTCTTCTACCGCGACGAGGACTCCATGATGGTGGTTTCGATCGAGACCGAGCCCGAGTTTCGGGCGGGAAAGCCACGCCCGCTGTTCGAAGCGCCCTTCGACGAAGCCGGTGCTCCCTATGCGGGCTACGACAAAACGCGAGACGGCACCGGGTTCATCATGGTACAAACGGATCGGGGGAGCGAGGCCACGCGGCTTCACGTGGTCGTCGACTGGTTCTCCGAGCTCGAGCGACGGGTGCCCCCCTCGTCATGA
- a CDS encoding DUF4136 domain-containing protein, giving the protein MRYSRFVVAFTLIGATTATAQTVRVRWERTVDFSRYQSYMWIEGARALDDQAHRLVVDSTDATLAVAGIFKDEFEPDLYVTYYASVDESFQISGGYRRDWNDARAVTVETHAAGTLVIDLVDAAENQLVWQASATAALTNDMKKNRDKVREALSKMFADFPPSN; this is encoded by the coding sequence ATGCGATACTCTCGATTCGTCGTGGCGTTCACGCTCATCGGAGCGACCACGGCCACTGCTCAGACGGTTCGGGTCCGCTGGGAGCGGACCGTCGACTTCAGTCGATACCAAAGCTATATGTGGATCGAGGGCGCGCGGGCACTCGACGATCAGGCCCATCGCCTCGTCGTCGACAGCACCGACGCGACGCTCGCGGTGGCGGGTATCTTCAAGGACGAGTTCGAGCCCGATCTCTACGTCACCTACTACGCTTCCGTGGACGAGAGCTTCCAGATCAGCGGAGGTTACCGGCGCGACTGGAACGACGCGCGCGCGGTGACGGTCGAGACCCACGCCGCGGGAACGCTCGTCATCGATTTGGTGGATGCCGCCGAGAACCAGCTCGTCTGGCAGGCTTCCGCCACCGCGGCTCTCACCAATGACATGAAGAAGAACCGCGACAAGGTTCGCGAAGCTTTGAGCAAGATGTTCGCCGACTTTCCCCCGTCGAACTAA
- a CDS encoding BamA/TamA family outer membrane protein: protein MVPRAGSSAFSRLFLLVGCAVSVVGLAPSTSSAQSRQEILLEKRREKARELEPYRISPLEARVRGLEKAKFPQNIFVKGWQGFRPVIGGMPSGSGFVLGGGYVHGLENQYFQFQLNGRYSTRGFTMADAEVVVPPPHVGRRIELKFRAEYRDFTSLRFYGLGNDSSVDDRSTYLLNDQGGTAYVWLNPRGLLSFGAQAGYFQTRTDSGDADRSLEEVFDPAGVPGFGDPRTQYSVTGGWVEFDIREKWGSPPVGIVARVTGLHYEDTGLSLYDFTRVIGDIKGYVPLGHRNRILALRVYSSHSLPAGGKSVPFYLMETMGGAATVRGFREYRFRDTRNLLVSAEYRWEVLPYVDCTLFFDAGKVFRDSDDFNFDKMHTGYGFGLRAHAPAGFVLRFDLAHSLEGFRFHIGGGPSF, encoded by the coding sequence ATGGTCCCCCGTGCCGGTTCGAGTGCCTTTTCGCGTCTGTTTCTCTTGGTCGGATGTGCGGTTTCGGTCGTCGGCCTTGCTCCTTCCACGTCGTCCGCCCAGAGCCGCCAGGAGATACTCCTCGAGAAGCGTCGGGAGAAGGCGCGAGAGCTCGAGCCCTATCGGATCTCCCCCCTGGAAGCCCGGGTGCGTGGTCTCGAGAAGGCGAAGTTCCCCCAGAATATCTTTGTCAAGGGATGGCAAGGTTTTCGCCCCGTCATCGGAGGCATGCCCTCGGGGTCCGGCTTCGTCCTCGGAGGCGGTTACGTTCACGGACTCGAGAACCAGTACTTCCAGTTCCAGCTCAACGGGCGCTACTCGACGAGGGGTTTCACGATGGCGGACGCCGAGGTCGTCGTCCCACCTCCTCACGTGGGCAGACGCATCGAGCTCAAGTTCCGCGCCGAGTACCGGGATTTCACATCCCTTCGGTTCTACGGTCTCGGCAACGACTCGAGCGTGGACGATCGCTCGACCTACCTTCTCAACGATCAGGGTGGCACGGCCTATGTCTGGCTCAACCCTCGGGGTCTCCTGTCCTTCGGGGCTCAGGCGGGCTACTTCCAGACGCGAACCGACTCGGGCGATGCCGATCGATCCCTCGAGGAGGTCTTCGACCCCGCGGGAGTGCCCGGTTTCGGCGATCCGAGAACTCAGTACTCCGTTACCGGCGGGTGGGTCGAGTTCGACATCCGCGAGAAATGGGGGTCCCCACCAGTGGGAATCGTCGCCCGGGTCACGGGGCTCCACTACGAGGACACGGGTTTGAGTCTGTACGACTTCACTCGCGTGATCGGCGACATCAAGGGCTACGTTCCCCTTGGCCATCGCAATCGGATCCTGGCTCTCCGCGTCTATTCGTCGCACTCACTCCCTGCGGGCGGCAAGAGCGTGCCCTTCTATCTCATGGAGACGATGGGAGGTGCCGCGACCGTTCGCGGCTTTCGCGAGTACCGTTTCCGAGATACCCGAAACCTCCTGGTTAGCGCCGAGTATCGATGGGAGGTCTTGCCTTATGTCGATTGCACGTTGTTCTTCGACGCCGGCAAAGTCTTCCGCGACAGCGACGACTTCAACTTCGACAAGATGCACACGGGCTACGGATTCGGTCTCAGAGCCCACGCCCCAGCGGGATTCGTCCTGAGATTCGACCTCGCCCACAGCCTGGAGGGGTTCCGCTTCCATATAGGCGGCGGGCCCAGTTTCTGA